A single region of the Gossypium arboreum isolate Shixiya-1 chromosome 12, ASM2569848v2, whole genome shotgun sequence genome encodes:
- the LOC108478529 gene encoding berberine bridge enzyme-like 28, whose amino-acid sequence MDPEIKLNMFPFLLIIILSLSWRISASAQPAEEFLRCLSIRFHNSSSIAKLVYTHHNSSYFSVLKSSAQNFRFTTPSTSTPLAIVTPFHASHIQATVYCCRKHGLQVRTRSGGHDFEGLSYTTAYKVPFVVIDLVNLRSVQVNVEKATGWVESGATVGELYYEIARKSRTLAFPAGIGHTVGIGGQLSGGGLGSLFRKYGLASDNVIDARLIDAYGRILDKKSMGEDLFWAIRGGGGGSFGIVLAWKLKLVPVPANVTACTVSKTLEQNATKLVHQWQSIARKFPKEIQSSIAIARVNSSEDGKMTIQASYGSVFLGSIDELIPLMEEKFPELGLVKEDCLEMTWAESVLYSALSIIGLPLETLLNRTQKSALSQTFFKAKSDFVKQPISESGFEGLWPKFYEDEAKSAVMVLVAYGGKMDEIPETEYPYPHRAGNLYSILYVVNWEEEENKNSEKFMNWMRRVYSYMTPYVSKSPREAYVNYRDLDIGTNKFNDEKGSYTEGKVWGLKYFKNNFDRLVYVKTKVDPQNFFSHEQSIPPLS is encoded by the coding sequence ATGGACccagaaattaaattaaatatgtttCCTTTTCTTCTTATTATTATCCTCTCCTTGTCATGGAGAATTAGTGCTTCAGCTCAACCTGCTGAGGAATTTCTTCGTTGCCTTTCCATTCGTTTTCACAACTCTTCGTCTATTGCGAAGCTCGTTTACACACACCATAATTCTTCTTACTTCTCTGTTTTGAAATCATCTGCTCAAAATTTCAGGTTCACAACACCTTCTACGTCTACACCTTTGGCCATTGTAACACCATTCCACGCATCCCACATCCAAGCAACAGTTTATTGTTGTAGAAAACATGGACTGCAAGTCAGAACTCGGAGTGGGGGTCATGACTTTGAGGGTCTTTCTTATACTACAGCTTATAAAGTTCCGTTTGTGGTCATCGATTTGGTGAATCTCCGATCAGTTCAGGTTAACGTTGAAAAAGCTACGGGATGGGTTGAATCTGGTGCAACTGTTGGTGAATTATACTATGAAATTGCTCGGAAATCTAGAACTCTTGCCTTTCCTGCTGGTATCGGCCACACAGTGGGCATTGGTGGACAATTGAGTGGAGGTGGCTTGGGCTCATTGTTTCGAAAATATGGTCTTGCCTCAGATAATGTAATCGACGCTCGTTTAATTGATGCTTATGGGAGAATTCTTGATAAAAAATCGATGGGAGAAGATCTGTTTTGGGCCATTCGGGGAGGTGGTGGGGGTAGCTTTGGGATAGTTCTTGCATGGAAATTGAAATTGGTTCCAGTTCCAGCTAATGTTACTGCTTGTACAGTGAGCAAAACGCTAGAGCAAAATGCAACCAAACTGGTTCATCAGTGGCAGTCTATTGCGCGCAAATTTCCCAAAGAAATACAATCGAGTATTGCCATAGCAAGGGTGAATTCAAGTGAAGATGGGAAGATGACGATTCAAGCAAGTTACGGTTCCGTGTTTCTTGGAAGCATTGATGAGCTTATTCCATTGATGGAAGAGAAATTCCCTGAACTTGGACTAGTGAAAGAAGATTGCTTGGAGATGACTTGGGCTGAATCTGTTCTCTACAGTGCCCTGTCTATAATCGGATTACCATTGGAAACTTTACTTAATAGGACTCAAAAGTCAGCTCTTTCGCAAACATTCTTCAAAGCAAAATCTGACTTCGTAAAACAACCTATTTCTGAATCGGGGTTCGAAGGATTATGGCCCAAGTTTTACGAGGATGAAGCAAAATCCGCAGTTATGGTATTGGTGGCTTATGGAGGCAAAATGGATGAGATTCCTGAGACCGAATATCCATATCCTCACAGAGCTGGCAACCTCTATAGCATCTTATACGTGGTGAATTGGGAAGAAGAGGAAAACAAAAACTCTGAAAAGTTCATGAATTGGATGAGGAGAGTTTACAGTTACATGACTCCCTACGTTTCAAAATCACCACGGGAAGCATATGTGAATTACAGAGATCTTGACATCGGGACTAACAAATTTAACGACGAAAAAGGAAGCTATACAGAAGGTAAGGTTTGGGGTCTTAAATATTTTAAGAACAACTTCGACAGGTTGGTGTATGTAAAGACAAAGGTTGATCCCCAAAACTTCTTCAGTCACGAACAAAGCATCCCTCCTCTTTCTTAA
- the LOC108478497 gene encoding uncharacterized protein LOC108478497 isoform X2: MNSHLLPSNNQNESWTDEKHVRFLNSMEAWFVRTMLENNDLYHLRLDRHLPDSSESTLNCKQHNVQSRRKHASSDSLITTRSKMKVKTDKRSKRPSSSSQSQRWSRRS; this comes from the exons ATGAACTCTCACTTGCTGCCCAGCAACAACCAAAACGAGTCATGGACGGACGAGAAACATGTGCGTTTCTTAAACTCCATGGAAGCATGGTTCGTCCGTACAATGCTAGAGAACAACGATCTTTATCATCTTCGTCTCGACCGTCACCTTCCCGACAGCTCCGAGTCTACTCTCAACTGCAAACAACACAATGTccagtccagaagaaaacatgcTTCTTCAG ATTCCCTTATCACAACAAGAAGCAAAATGAAAGTGAAGACTGATAAAAGATCAAAGagaccatcatcatcatcacaaTCTCAGCG GTGGTCCCGGAGATCATAA
- the LOC108478497 gene encoding uncharacterized protein LOC108478497 isoform X1: MNSHLLPSNNQNESWTDEKHVRFLNSMEAWFVRTMLENNDLYHLRLDRHLPDSSESTLNCKQHNVQSRRKHASSDSLITTRSKMKVKTDKRSKRPSSSSQSQRYDSSEDQVVPEIINRTDDKDGEKRSFPNKLK; the protein is encoded by the exons ATGAACTCTCACTTGCTGCCCAGCAACAACCAAAACGAGTCATGGACGGACGAGAAACATGTGCGTTTCTTAAACTCCATGGAAGCATGGTTCGTCCGTACAATGCTAGAGAACAACGATCTTTATCATCTTCGTCTCGACCGTCACCTTCCCGACAGCTCCGAGTCTACTCTCAACTGCAAACAACACAATGTccagtccagaagaaaacatgcTTCTTCAG ATTCCCTTATCACAACAAGAAGCAAAATGAAAGTGAAGACTGATAAAAGATCAAAGagaccatcatcatcatcacaaTCTCAGCGGTATGATTCATCAGAAGATCAG GTGGTCCCGGAGATCATAAACAGAACAGATGATAAAGATGGTGAGAAAAGATcttttcccaacaaattgaagtaa
- the LOC108479678 gene encoding uncharacterized protein LOC108479678, whose protein sequence is MLPFFQLYSNLILQTLFSLSLTLVLTFLKIPVFFLQGLHTYIHPDNVAGHHGGPASSSSGVRAAIRRPSDSGSGLDGYQSLSSRTNAELKKKNKSKDKFEFDENNAQIFRLKLDEGHLQTRLFYNDYHNSFVFSFVGISCLLLYKYLGYKQDSGVLANGDLIPIIFGFIGLIKAFSSLAKISFEKSGSKRSEKQFSAIFGVLGFILGIIICSGIGPLVFDFHFDSIEGSWRIFVSILMGFIAGFLYMPAGKNARSFWLGTDQLRCNLSIISCGWFSRLILYANYILTVFTALLWINPFVEILSFVRFSKSELTRFRLLCLLLSGVLQIVALRSNLQMFLNEAVLSWYQRLHASKVPDLDFSRAKVFLHNHYLCLAVVQFFAPSISLLLFLGLSQIDTNSFDTYNLVKEVAVFMAWWIVFVWAVITSASLVFYRRGILYVF, encoded by the coding sequence ATGTTACCCTTCTTTCAACTTTACTCCAATCTCATACTCCAAACCTTGTTCTCTTTATCCCTCACTTTAGTCCTCACTTTCCTCAAAATCcctgttttctttcttcaaggTCTCCACACTTACATCCACCCTGATAACGTTGCCGGCCACCACGGCGGCCCTGCTTCTTCTTCTTCCGGTGTTAGAGCCGCTATCCGTAGACCTTCAGATTCAGGTTCTGGACTTGATGGTTACCAATCTTTATCTTCAAGAACCAATGCTGAGCTCAAAAAGAAGAACAAATCTAAAGACAAATTCGAATTCGATGAAAACAATGCACAGATCTTTAGGCTAAAACTCGATGAGGGTCATCTTCAAACAAGGCTTTTTTACAATGATTATCACAATTCTTTCGTTTTTTCCTTTGTGGGTATTTCTTGTTTGTTGCTTTACAAGTATTTAGGTTACAAACAAGATTCTGGGGTTTTAGCAAATGGTGATTTGATACCAATTATCTTTGGGTTTATTGGTTTAATCAAAGCTTTTTCATCACTTGCAAAGATATCGTTTGAGAAATCTGGTTCCAAGAGATCTGAAAAGCAATTCAGTGCAATTTTTGGTGTTTTAGGGTTTATTTTAGGGATTATAATTTGTTCTGGGATTGGACCATTGGTTTTTGATTTCCATTTCGATTCAATTGAAGGGTCTTGGAGGATTTTTGTTTCTATATTGATGGGATTCATTGCTGGTTTTTTATATATGCCTGCTGGGAAAAATGCAAGATCCTTTTGGCTCGGTACTGATCAACTTAGATGTAATTTATCCATAATTTCTTGTGGATGGTTCTCTAGATTGATTCTATATGCCAATTATATATTGACTGTGTTTACTGCTTTACTTTGGATCAATCCATTTGTTGAAATCCTTAGTTTTGTGAGGTTTTCGAAATCCGAACTTACCAGATTTAGGCTTCTCTGCTTATTGCTTTCCGGAGTTTTACAAATCGTCGCCTTACGTTCGAACCTGCAGATGTTTTTGAATGAAGCAGTTTTGTCTTGGTATCAAAGATTGCATGCCAGTAAGGTCCCAGATTTGGATTTTAGCCGTGCTAAGGTTTTCCTGCATAATCACTACTTATGCCTTGCAGTTGTGCAATTCTTTGCTCCATCGATATCGCTACTTCTCTTTCTCGGCTTATCTCAGATTGATACTAATTCGTTTGATACGTACAACCTGGTTAAAGAAGTTGCTGTGTTTATGGCTTGGTGGATCGTCTTTGTCTGGGCGGTTATTACTTCGGCAAGTCTGGTGTTTTACCGACGCGGTATCCTGTATGTTTTCTGA